The Lolium rigidum isolate FL_2022 chromosome 1, APGP_CSIRO_Lrig_0.1, whole genome shotgun sequence region GGAGGGTGACAAGCCCGTGGATGTCATACCTCAGGAATTTGCAGCACGCACTCTGGCTCAAGAATATGGAGGTGGTGCATTTGCAGTCCAAGATAATGTTGTTCTTTTCTCAAACTATAAGGATCAGCGTCTGTACAAGCAACTGACCGAAAGTAAGTGGGATAGTAAGCACTTAGAATAGAGTTAGTTCAGCGTCACTCTAGCCTACATGTGACTTATCATTTCAGTAAAGAAATGTGGTTAAGTTGGAATTATATGATGTTTAGTTTTCTTACTTGCATTTAGTCTCCTTCAAATGCTAGTCTTATATTCCATTACATCTCCTTCAATAGGTTATATTTTGTTCAACTGTTTATTGAAATGGGTAATATGAATAGCAGTGTGCCTAAAAATATGATGGGGAAGAGGGCTAGAAAGAGTGATGCCCACTTACCTGATACATTATAGTATTGAAGCTCGGATTGAGTGCCAAAAACCCTTATCTGTGAGATCATCAACATAGTAATCAATAGGTAGGCTAGCTAAAGCTATTTGCTCTAATCCTCACGAATCGTgaatcatgaattcatgattgCAGGAAAACTTACTTTTAGGTCTAATACTTGGCAGCTGATGAAAATGATCTGATAGAAAAACTAGGGAATCTTTTTGACTGAAAACTGTAGGCAAGGCATCAAGAGTATATGTTTTGTTAACTATGAATTGTACAAGCAAGAAGTCTGTACACGGATGGGTATACAAGACGGCCAGGGAGGGTTGTAGGGAATGACACTAATTCAAATCAACTCTTTAGTAACATTTCATCTTTGCAAATTAAATTATGGTGTTTTTATTTGAAATTATTTGACATGATCATTTTGTCTTCATCAGCTGCTAGTCTACCTGCGCCTCTTACACCTGATTATGGTGCACCTGACGTCAGTTATGCTGATGGAGTCTTTGATCCACACTTCAGCCGTTATGTTACTGTGATGGAAGGTACTTCACATATGATTTGTTCACAGAGTTACATGCAGTGTGTCTAGCTGCAGGATGAACTGCTGAACTCTGACATGCTCAAATTTCTCGATAGACCGACGGACGAGTAGCTTGAATCCCACTACAACAATTGCATCTGTAAACTTAAGTGGTGGGGATGTCCATGGTAAGTAGAAAATTCTGTAATTTGTACCAAGCAGATCTAAGTTTTTGTTCGTTTTGTTTGATGCTTACTTTGGTTTAAATACCAGTATCTCACATATATTTCTGTATTGAAGAACCAAAGGTGCTGATCAGTGGGAATGACTTCTATGCTTCTCCTCGAATTGATCAAAATAAAAAGCGGATGGCATGGATTGAGTGGGGTCATCCAAACATGGCATGGGATAAATCAGAACTCTGGGTTGGCTACTTCTCTGAAAGCGGGTTAGTGAACTATCTTTTGAACTGGATACTGGAACATGCTGCCTTTTCTTGGAAGACATGTTATAAATAAAAAGAACCTAGTTAATCATCACCTCAATATGGATAACCAGGCACTTTATCTGAAGATACATTCTGCATTTCTACCATGGTACTCACAAGGAGTTTCAATACATCTCTATGCCCCCTTCTAGGCCACTTTATGTATTAACATCTCCAGAAAAAAACTTGTCTGTTACAACATGTAGTTACGAAACACATTTGAAAAGTTACCAGTGGAAAACCAAATATCGCGTGCCCTTTTATGTCATGTGGGGCATGACTACAGGCTACAGCTGACAGGCCAGGCTATATAATGGCACGTTTGAAATGAATTAAGAGATAGGCGTATATTTCCCAAATTTCTCCCTGTCCTTCCTGCGCTTAGGTGATGTACCTCTACCACATGGCCCTGGGTAACAAATTTTCTGTCCTCGCCCTTTCCATTGAACAACTACAATATCAGAAGTCAGATAAAATCCTGGGCCACTACAGCCCCAAAATCTGCAACTAGTGACATTCTTTTAATGTCAGTTTCTACTTGGACTTGCACATTTTTGTTCAAACCAAAGAAAAAATACAGTGTGtgcattttcctaaaatctttaaaTATAATGAGATTCTGTCATATCATGTATGAGCTTGGATCATGGTACTGATTAGTGATTAGTTCGCTTATTTGCTTAGTATGTTGCACCAAGTTCTAACTGTTGCTGATGTGCTTTTGTTCAGAGACTTGTCCAAACGGGTCTGTGTTGCTGGTGGTAATCCAATGCAGGTGGAATCCCCTGCTGAGCCTAAATGGTCTCCAAAAGGTGTCATTTACTAGCTAAAGTTGCCTAGATTCTTTGCTATTTTCTCATATATTATTCTTACTTGAGTGACATAAGTTTCTGAtttgtgttttatttttttcttttgtctTGTTTCTGAAGTTCCATTTGTTAACAAAGATTTTTATGGAAAGAGGATAGGAAATATGGTATTGCGAACTTGAGAAGCATTTACATTTCTTATCACATATTCTATTGGTGTGCATCTTCATGTCTTCAATACACTCTTTAGTTTGATTATGGAATTGGAAGTTATATTATGTTCAGTTTCACGACTCTAATTTATGTTAGTCTGCCTACTGTTCCAACATTTTATGAAGATGCTTTAACTAAATAGACTATCGTATTTTGTATCATGATATGGAAACTAGGTATCTTCAATATGGGAGTACAGCACTTTGTTCTTAACCAACAACTGCGTTTTTGCATTATTGTTTTCTAggccttctcttcatggttaacaCTGCCTACTGATTGAACTGTTTGATATCTTATACAACTTTCATGTTAATATATTTGCTTCCATGACAAGAAGGTGACCACTGACTACTGAGTAGCAGAATTTTGTCATGGCTTGGAACAAAATTATTCTAATACATGCAAACTTGCAGGCGAACTGTTTTTCATAACTGACAGAGGGAGTGGATTCTGGAACATTTATAAATGGGTAATTTGGTTCTATCTCAGTACCTGAGCTCTTTAATTTCGTACATTTTGATGACACTGCTGGTTTCTTGTGTCGTTGGGAGTAATAACTTCAGAACTCACGACTATGACATGGTGATTAAATATTACATTCTTTGTCATCATCTGATCTTTGCTTCCATTAAATATCTCCACTTCACTGTATCAGGTTGAACACGCCAATGAAGTTGTTCCAGTTTACACATTAGATGCTGAGTTCACAAGACCATTGTGGGTTTTTGGCATCAGCTCTTACGATTTTCTTGGAAAGAGCAATCACATCGTTTTTACTTACAGGTTCTGATAATTTTGTAAAGTTGGTTTATTCTgttaataaaagcatctttaaatACCATCCTATGATCCCAGTGCCAATGTCACTCAGGCAGCTCGGAAGGTCATATCTTGGTGTTCTAAACTGTGATTCAGGTTCTGCTTCGTTGCTCGACACCCCCTTCTCCGATTTGTACAATGTGGTAAGCATCAGAATGACAGAAGCTGTGTGCCCTCTATTTGAGTTTTTGTTTCATGTATGTACTGTGGTGTGTTAACTTAAGTTTTCGCTGGTGGTTGTGTTGACCTCTTCTACGGTATGGCAGGTAACTGGAGATGATTTCTTCTATATCGAAGGTGCCTCTGCAAATGTTCCATTGTCAATTGCAAAGGTTTCCAGGATGTGGTATCCTCATTTTTGGTTATGTATTTATGATGTAGTAGTGCGTCAACTGATGCATCACATACGTTGACTCTTTGCAGGTGACTTTGGATGAGAACAAAACAAAAGCAGTTAATTTCTCAATAGTCTGGTCTTCCTCACCAGATGTTGGGCAATATAGACCTTTCTTCAGCACCCCAGAATTTATCGAGTTCCCTACATCCAGCCCTGGGAAGAATGCTTATGCCTATTTCTACCCACCTTTGAATCCAATGTTTCAAGGTTTACCAGATGAAAAGCCTCCATTGCTTGTCAAAACACATGGTAAGGGAATTAACGAACCTTTTTGATGTCTCGATGTAATTATTCATACTCAAGTTTGGTGTTTTATACATCTATTTCATTAAAATATATTTGTTTGTTAAGTGAGTTACTTGATCATCCATTTTCCAtgatgacaaaaaaaaaaaaacaagacagTGGAGCTTTGATATCTCCCACAATTTTCAGGAGGACCTACAGGTGAAACACGTGCAGTTCTAGACCTTAGTGTCCAGTATTGGACAAGTCGAGGGTGGGCATTTCTTGATGTTAACTATGGAGGAAGCACCGGTCTGTCCTATAACCTCTAATATTCAGATTACACCTTATTATAAATGTAGAAAACTCTTTATTAGTTAGTTGTGGGCTATTGATTATAATAAAGGCTCTAGGttcatttaattttttattactATAAGCTAAACGTGTATTGAAACATAAACTGAAGGTTATGGGAGAGAATATCGAGAGAGACTATTGGAGAAATGGGGTATTGTTGATGTTGATGATTGTTGCAGCTGTGCAAAGTTCCTGGTACATCCTATGTTATAATATTGTAGTACTAGCATTTTTAGCAAAGATTAAATGCACCTTCCTTTTGTTGTAAGGTGGAGAATGGGAAAGTAGATGAACAGCGCCTCTGTATAACTGGGAGATCAGCAGGTGGATACACTACTTTAGCTTCACTGGCTTTCAGAGATACATTCAAGGCTGGAGCATCTTTGTATGGAGTAAGTTCTATCTTTTCAGGATCTATTGTTTGTTGGGCTGCTATAGGCAAACATTCACCAGATACTCAATGGGTTCTGCAGCTCCTATATTTGTTTTCTCATAAACAGTCCCTGGAGTCTCAAAATGGTATAATCTTAGATCGTTACTATGACCTGTATATTGGTCATCCATGAGTTATATTTATGTTTCCATTTGGCCACATTTGATCAGTCATCATATTTTTTCAATACAACATAACATCCTTTTTTTTCTGTTTCACTATAAAACGGAAATGAAGTGTTCTGCAGCACAACAGACCACAGCAGATGCTAAACCCTAAACTGAGAGAGAAACATATTGCTGATCTCAAATAATAGAAACTCTCATCAGGTAGTAAAGAGCAGAGAAACTAAACTCGTTATTTTCCTTAATGTAAATGAAATCTATAACAAAACTGTGGGGGAGGCCCTGACAGTAAATTTTGTTAAAAGGGAAAATAATTACAGGAAGGAGCTATATTATACTAGAGGGGAATGTACATAAGGAAagaagaccggaggggggcaGACAGGACTATAAAAAGGAACCAAGCCAGAGCGGCACCACTATCATGTTTTTTATTCCAAAAGAGAGATCAAAGATGACactcttagtccttgtccaactATAGGTTGAGTGACTAGCTGCATTTTCTGTGTCTGGCTCCAGGCATCAATATTCCAGGACATCTGCGCACAGCCACACACCCTAATGGGCCGTGTTTGGGATTTGGGAAATTTCACAAATTCCTTTGGGAGTTGAACTGCATATTGTGAAATTCCTGTCGTGCCTTATTGCTTGATATATACTCCCTCAGTTCCAATCATTATGGCACATCTTATTTTGTTAAGACAAGTTTTTGACCAACAATTACTCTTTCAATATGCGGATTATGTGATAGAAAATCACTATAATAACTATGTAATTttggaaatgaatgaagtgacacaAATTTCATGTCATTTAACCTTGTATTGCTTCAGCAATTGCTGGTCAAAGACATGTCTTAACGAAACAAAATGCGCCTTACTTTTAGTTCTGCAGGGAGTACGTTTAAGAATTTACCCACAACTTATGTTCTGGCTTTGAGCACAAGTCCAAGGAGTGCCTTCTAGGGCTTATGACCAAATCTTAGTCATTGTGGCACTCTCATAATGCTGCTGGTCACCGTCTTGCCTGTCCATCCAGTTTCGTGGTTTTTGTAACCAAGGATGAAGTTGTGAATAATGTAGAAGATGGAAGAGTCAATTTTGAATGTCTTTAAATCTTATTTCTTCCAAAAAAAAACTCTTGTTTAAATCGATTGTTATTATTGACCTGGATTTATATATGTGCCAAGGGTGGACGGGCCCTTTGTCATTTGCTTATGCATAGACCCGAGCTCTCGCAAATGGGGATTATTTTTTGAAAGAAAAGATCCCAAAGCTTGCTTATACTTTGTCTTTTTCATTGGTAGACTGATTGAATAATGCAGTTGACTAGTGCCATTTCGGTACCTATAATTTAGTTATctattatttatttttgtttttatagaCATTAATTAACTCTTTTGCTTAATTGATGAGCAGATTGGTGATTTGTCTTTGTTGAGAGCAGAGACACACAAATTCGAGTCCCATTATATCGATAATCTTGTCGGTAAGACAGTATCTCATCATTTTTGTTTTGGAAAAGGATATTCAACCCACCCTTTGGTACGAGTTAATGATTACTTCTTCCACTGTATCCTTTCAGGAAATGAAAGGGCTTACTATGAGAGATCACCAATCAACTTTGTTAATAAATTTACATGCCCAGTTATTCTGTTTCAAGGGTTGGATGATAAGGTAGGTGCTGATCACCAACCAAATGGGTTATCATGAATTCTGAGTTGGTAGAACCTTGTATATGTGTGTTTCTATTACATACCATAGTTATATATGAGACCAAACCTGGGGAAATGATCTTTgactcataggtgtagatgcacccgTGTCAAAAAAgtatatttcaaaatttctaaaaattTCAAAAAGAAATTCtgggtg contains the following coding sequences:
- the LOC124685432 gene encoding uncharacterized protein LOC124685432, with protein sequence MASLLASILPAACSTSAPALVLRALPRTPLRRALASPPRMSSSSSSASTAPSAAAAAGEKPTAAPYGSWKSPITADVVSGAEKRLGGMALAGDGRLLWIEGRPEEKGRMVIVKEGDKPVDVIPQEFAARTLAQEYGGGAFAVQDNVVLFSNYKDQRLYKQLTETASLPAPLTPDYGAPDVSYADGVFDPHFSRYVTVMEDRRTSSLNPTTTIASVNLSGGDVHEPKVLISGNDFYASPRIDQNKKRMAWIEWGHPNMAWDKSELWVGYFSESGDLSKRVCVAGGNPMQVESPAEPKWSPKGELFFITDRGSGFWNIYKWVEHANEVVPVYTLDAEFTRPLWVFGISSYDFLGKSNHIVFTYRQLGRSYLGVLNCDSGSASLLDTPFSDLYNVVTGDDFFYIEGASANVPLSIAKVTLDENKTKAVNFSIVWSSSPDVGQYRPFFSTPEFIEFPTSSPGKNAYAYFYPPLNPMFQGLPDEKPPLLVKTHGGPTGETRAVLDLSVQYWTSRGWAFLDVNYGGSTGYGREYRERLLEKWGIVDVDDCCSCAKFLVENGKVDEQRLCITGRSAGGYTTLASLAFRDTFKAGASLYGIGDLSLLRAETHKFESHYIDNLVGNERAYYERSPINFVNKFTCPVILFQGLDDKVVPPDQARKIYKALKERGLPVALVEYEGEQHGFRKAENIKFTLEQQMVFFARLVGKFEVADDITPIKIENFD